In a single window of the Parvularculales bacterium genome:
- a CDS encoding NAD(P)/FAD-dependent oxidoreductase, whose protein sequence is MTNTPHHDIAIVGAGISGIGAACRFRSQFPEDSLAVIESRSAIGGTWDLFRYPGIRSDSDMLTLGYDFRPWVGDKVLADGPSIKNYVRNVADEHGITPYIQFNSKVTSLHFSSDSDLWTLKISDMKTGETREIQSRFVIAAAGYYKYDEGYTPHFEGRENFKGDIIHPQHWPENYDYSGKKIVVIGSGATAVTLVPEMSETAEHVTMLQRSPTYIASVPAKDHIGNFLRSVLPAGLAFRLARAKNIWLQRYMYKRTRTNPKKVREWFLKRAQKALGPDYPVDKHFTPDYNPWDQRVCAIPDGDLFAAIRKGRASVVTDHIDTFTEHGIRLKSGEELPADVIITATGLNVVFSGGLDFIIDGRPIRASDSFGYKGVMFSDIPNMITVFGYTNASWTLRADLVSRYAVRLIGHMKKRGLTRAVPVAPEGMPRNPWIDFQAGYLQRVMDQLPSQGDKHPWLNLQDYKRDQSILLEDPVDDGALEFSGPTPVAIAAE, encoded by the coding sequence ATGACCAATACCCCTCACCATGACATAGCAATTGTTGGCGCAGGCATATCCGGTATCGGAGCCGCCTGCAGGTTCCGGTCACAGTTTCCGGAGGATAGTCTGGCGGTGATTGAATCCCGTTCGGCGATAGGCGGAACCTGGGATCTGTTTCGCTATCCGGGAATCCGTTCGGATTCCGATATGCTGACTTTGGGATATGATTTTCGTCCGTGGGTTGGAGACAAGGTTTTAGCGGATGGCCCGAGTATTAAAAATTATGTCCGGAACGTTGCCGATGAGCACGGCATTACACCCTACATACAATTCAACTCGAAAGTCACGTCGCTGCATTTTTCAAGCGATAGTGATTTGTGGACGCTTAAAATTTCGGATATGAAAACCGGAGAGACCCGCGAGATACAATCCCGTTTCGTGATTGCCGCTGCCGGTTACTACAAATATGATGAAGGCTATACGCCCCACTTTGAAGGGCGCGAAAATTTCAAAGGCGACATTATCCACCCTCAACACTGGCCTGAAAATTATGACTATTCAGGCAAAAAAATTGTTGTCATCGGGTCAGGCGCAACGGCCGTAACCCTCGTTCCGGAAATGTCCGAAACGGCAGAGCATGTCACGATGCTGCAACGCTCGCCGACATATATTGCCTCCGTTCCTGCGAAGGACCATATCGGAAATTTCCTGAGGTCCGTTCTGCCCGCCGGACTCGCCTTCAGGCTCGCCCGTGCAAAAAACATCTGGTTGCAACGGTACATGTATAAGCGCACCCGGACTAATCCGAAAAAAGTGCGCGAATGGTTTCTTAAAAGAGCCCAGAAAGCTTTGGGCCCCGACTATCCTGTCGATAAACATTTCACGCCTGACTATAATCCGTGGGACCAGCGCGTTTGTGCCATTCCCGATGGCGACCTGTTCGCTGCCATTCGCAAAGGCCGTGCCAGTGTCGTTACGGACCATATCGACACATTTACGGAACACGGTATCAGGCTCAAATCCGGCGAAGAACTTCCGGCCGATGTCATCATTACGGCAACCGGCCTTAACGTTGTATTTAGCGGCGGTCTGGATTTTATTATTGACGGACGCCCGATCAGGGCATCAGACAGTTTCGGCTACAAAGGCGTGATGTTTTCCGACATACCCAACATGATCACGGTCTTCGGGTACACCAATGCGTCATGGACGTTGCGGGCCGATCTTGTTTCCCGGTATGCCGTGCGTCTCATCGGCCATATGAAAAAACGGGGCCTTACACGCGCCGTTCCCGTTGCGCCGGAAGGGATGCCGCGCAATCCCTGGATTGATTTTCAGGCGGGATATTTGCAGCGCGTGATGGACCAACTCCCGAGTCAGGGCGACAAACACCCCTGGCTGAACCTGCAGGACTACAAACGGGATCAGTCGATTCTGCTTGAAGATCCGGTTGATGACGGGGCGCTGGAATTTTCAGGACCAACGCCTGTCGCCATCGCGGCCGAGTAG